One part of the Malus sylvestris chromosome 2, drMalSylv7.2, whole genome shotgun sequence genome encodes these proteins:
- the LOC126592270 gene encoding probable sucrose-phosphate synthase 1, with protein sequence MAGNDWINSYLEAILDVGPGLVDDAKSSLLLRERGHFSPTRYFVEEVITGFDETDLHRSWVRASATRSPQERNTRLENLCWRIWNLARQKKQLEGEEAQRIAKRRLERERGRREATADMSEDLSEGEKGDTVSDISSHGDSHRGRLPRINSVDAMETWISQQKGKKLYIVLISLHGLIRGEQMELGRDSDTGGQVKYVVELARALGTTPGVYRVDLLTRQVSSPDVDWSYGEPTEMLTPINAEGFEEEIGESSGSYIIRIPFGPKDKYIPKEELWPHIPEFVDGALNHIMQMSKVLGEQIGGGKPVWPVAIHGHYADAGDSAALLSGALNVPMLFTGHSLGRDKLEQLLKQSRLSRDEINKTYKIMRRIEAEELALDASEIVITSTRQEIEEQWRLYDGFDPILERKLRARMRRNVSCYGRIMPRMVVIPPGMEFHHIVPHDGDMDAETEANEDHPTSPDPPIWPEIMRFFTNPRKPMILALARPDPKKNITTLVKAFGECRPLRELANLTLIMGNRDGIDEMSSTSASLLLSVLKLIDKYDLYGQVAYPKHHKQSDVPDIYRLAAKTKGVFINPAFIEPFGLTLIEAAAHGLPIVATKNGGPVDIHQVLDNGLLIDPHDQQSIADALLKLVADKQLWARCRQNGLKNIHLFSWPEHCKTYLSRIASCKQRQPQWHRSEDGGDTSESESPSDSLRDIQDLSLNLKFSMDVEKSGTSVNDSLDSEGNTADRRSKIESAVLAWSRGISRDTRKAGISEKADHNNAGKFPVLRRRKHLIVISVDCETVTELNEITKNIFEAMGKEKDEGSVGFILSTSLTIIEIRSFLVFGGLNPKDFDAYICNSGSDLYYPSINSEDRPFAVDFYYHSHIEYRWGGEGLRKTLLRWATSVNDKKTGSEAIVSAADQLSTDYCYAFKVQAPGKLPPVKELRKVLRIQALRCHVIYCQNGTRVNVIPVLASRSQALRYLYLRWGVDLSKVVVLAGECGDTDYEGLLGGLHQSVVLKGVGSNAISQLHNNRNYPLSDVLALDTPNIVQTSEGCGSDDIRASLEKLGVLKN encoded by the exons ATGGCGGGGAACGATTGGATAAACAGTTACCTGGAGGCGATTCTGGACGTGGGACCGGGACTCGTCGACGATGCCAAGTCGTCGTTGTTGCTAAGGGAGAGAGGACACTTCAGTCCCACCCGATACTTCGTCGAGGAGGTTATCACCGGCTTCGATGAGACAGATCTCCATCGCTCCTGGGTTCGC GCTTCGGCGACGAGGAGTCCCCAGGAGAGGAACACCAGATTGGAGAATTTGTGCTGGCGGATTTGGAACTTGGCTCGCCAGAAGAAGCAG CTTGAGGGAGAAGAAGCTCAACGGATAGCCAAACGCCGTCTTGAACGCGAAAGAGGTCGCAGAGAAGCTACTGCTGATATGTCTGAAGACTTGTCTGAGGGAGAGAAGGGAGATACAGTGAGTGACATATCATCTCACGGTGATAGTCACAGAGGAAGACTGCCTAGAATTAACTCCGTTGACGCGATGGAGACATGGATTAGCCAGCAGAAGGGGAAAAAGCTATACATTGTACTAATAAG CCTTCATGGTCTCATACGAGGTGAACAAATGGAGCTCGGTCGTGACTCTGATACTGGTGGTCAG gtTAAGTATGTAGTAGAACTTGCACGGGCATTGGGCACCACGCCAGGAGTGTACCGAGTTGATCTGCTAACAAGACAAGTGTCATCGCCGGATGTAGACTGGAGTTATGGTGAGCCAACAGAGATGCTGACTCCAATAAATGCAGAAGGTTTTGAAGAAGAGATAGGGGAGAGCAGTGGTTCTTATATCATTCGTATACCATTTGGTCCCAAAGATAAATACATTCCCAAAGAAGAACTCTGGCCACACATCCCTGAATTTGTTGATGGTGCATTGAACCACATAATGCAAATGTCCAAAGTTTTGGGTGAACAAATTGGTGGCGGAAAGCCAGTCTGGCCTGTTGCCATCCATGGGCATTATGCAGATGCTGGTGACTCTGCTGCCCTTCTATCTGGGGCTTTAAATGTACCGATGCTTTTTACTGGCCACTCACTTGGCCGAGATAAGTTGGAGCAACTTTTAAAGCAAAGCCGACTTTCAAGGGATGAGATAaacaaaacatataaaataatGCGTCGGATAGAGGCAGAGGAGTTAGCCCTTGATGCCTCCGAAATAGTTATTACCAGCACTAGACAGGAGATAGAAGAGCAATGGCGGTTGTATGATGGTTTTGATCCAATACTGGAGCGTAAACTACGAGCTAGGATGAGGCGTAATGTGAGCTGTTATGGAAGGATCATGCCCCGCATGGTG GTAATTCCTCCTGGAATGGAGTTCCATCATATTGTTCCGCATGATGGTGATATGGATGCTGAAACAGAGGCAAATGAAGACCATCCAACTTCTCCAGACCCACCTATTTGGCCTGAG ATAATGCGTTTCTTTACCAATCCTCGCAAGCCGATGATTCTTGCCCTTGCTAGACCAGATCCGAAAAAGAACATTACAACTTTGGTCAAGGCATTTGGAGAATGTCGTCCACTAAGAGAGCTTGCCAACCTT ACACTCATTATGGGTAACCGTGATGGAATTGATGAAATGTCAAGCACAAGtgcttctcttcttctctcagTGCTCAAGCTGATTGACAAATATGATTTGTATGGGCAAGTCGCATACCCCAAACACCACAAACAATCTGATGTTCCCGATATATATCGTCTAGCAGCAAAGACAAAG GGTGTTTTCATTAATCCAGCTTTCATTGAGCCCTTTGGACTCACTTTAATTGAG GCAGCTGCTCATGGTTTACCTATTGTTGCCACAAAAAATGGAGGCCCTGTTGATATACATCAG GTGCTTGACAATGGTCTTCTTATTGATCCTCATGATCAGCAGTCTATTGCTGATGCTCTCCTGAAGCTTGTTGCGGATAAGCAGCTTTGGGCAAGATGTCGGCAGAATGGGTTGAAGAACATTCACCTATTTTCGTGGCCTGAGCACTGCAAAACTTATCTATCCCGAATAGCCAGTTGCAAACAGAGGCAACCACAGTGGCATAGAAGTGAGGATGGAGGAGACACTTCAGAATCAGAATCCCCTAGTGATTCCTTGAGAGATATACAGGATTTATCTTTGAACTTGAAGTTTTCAATGGATGTAGAAAAGAGCGGAACTAGTGTAAATGATAGTTTAGATTCGGAAGGAAATACTGCTGACAGAAGAAGTAAAATAGAGAGTGCTGTTTTGGCATGGTCAAGGGGTATTTCAAGGGACACGCGGAAGGCTGGGATCTCTGAGAAAGCAGACCATAACAATGCTGGAAAGTTCCCAGTTTTGAGGAGGAGGAAACATCTTATCGTCATTTCTGTGGATTGTGAAACCGTTACAGAACTtaatgaaattacaaaaaatatttttgaggcTATGGGAAAGGAAAAGGATGAAGGCTCTGTAGGATTCATATTGTCAACATCCTTGACCATAATCGAGATACGTTCATTTCTGGTTTTCGGGGGCTTGAACCCTAAAGATTTTGATGCATATATTTGTAACAGTGGCAGTGACCTCTACTATCCATCTATTAATTCTGAGGATCGCCCCTTTGCGGTCGACTTTTATTACCATTCACACATTGAATACCGTTGGGGTGGAGAAGGATTGAGGAAGACATTGTTACGCTGGGCAACTTCAGTTAATGATAAGAAGACTGGGAGTGAGGCAATTGTTTCTGCAGCTGATCAACTTTCAACTGACTATTGTTATGCTTTTAAAGTGCAGGCACCAGGAAAG TTACCCCCGGTAAAGGAGCTTCGGAAGGTGCTGAGGATTCAGGCTTTACGATGCCATGTAATTTACTGCCAAAACGGGACCAGAGTGAACGTAATTCCAGTATTGGCCTCTCGTTCTCAAGCCCTCAG GTATTTGTATCTCCGATGGGGGGTAGACTTATCGAAAGTGGTGGTTCTCGCTGGAGAGTGCGGGGACACGGACTACGAAGGATTGCTCGGTGGACTGCACCAAAGTGTAGTACTCAAGGGAGTTGGCAGCAATGCAATCAGTCAA